In the genome of Populus alba chromosome 11, ASM523922v2, whole genome shotgun sequence, one region contains:
- the LOC118031650 gene encoding alpha-farnesene synthase codes for MEYKQQVQVEQNSLQCQNNSEDTDTRQERRSANYKPNIWKYDFLQSLSSKYDEEQYRRVTEKLREEVKSIFVEAVDLLAKLKLVDSVIKLGLGSYFEEEIKQSLDIIAASFKNQNPNVEENLYVTALRFKLLRLHGYEVSQGVFNGFFDGTFDRSKCTDVRGLIELFEASHLAYEGEATLEDAKAFSARILSGINCSAIESDLAKHVVHVLELPSHWRVLWFDVKWHINTYENDKQTNRHLLALAKVNFNTVQATLQKDLRDVSRWWRNLGIIENLSFTRDRLVESFLCTVGLVFEPKYSSFRKWLTKVIIMILIIDDVYDVYGSLHELQQFTKGVSRWDTGEVQELPECMKICFQALYDITNEMALEMRREKYGSKALPHLKKVWAEFCKAMFMEARWFNEGYTPSLQEYLSNAWVSSSGTVISVHSFFSLMTELETEEISNFLEKNQDLVYNISLIIRLCNDLGTSVAEQERGDAASSVVCYMREENISEEVARNHINNLIKKTWKKINGHCFTKSTTLQLLVNINTNMARVVHNLYQHGDGFGVQDRHENKKQILTLLVEPFKLDLPEFSF; via the exons ATGGAATACAAGCAACAAGTGCAAGTTGAGCAAAATTCTTTGCAATGCCAGAACAACTCCGAAGACACTGATACGAGACAAGAAAGGCGGTCTGCCAATTATAAACCAAATATTTGGAAATATGATTTCCTACAATCTCTTTCTAGCAAATATGAC GAAGAGCAGTACCGAAGGGTGACGGAGAAGCTGAGGGAGGAAGTTAAGAGCATTTTTGTGGAAGCAGTGGACTTATTGGCTAAGTTGAAGCTTGTTGATAGCGTCATAAAGCTCGGCCTGGGGAGTTACTTTGAGGAAGAAATCAAACAATCTCTAGACATCATAGCAGCTTCGTTCAAGAATCAAAATCCCAACGTGGAAGAGAATCTTTATGTCACTGCCTTACGCTTCAAGCTCCTCAGGCTGCACGGATATGAAGTTTCACAAG GTGTCTTCAATGGCTTTTTCGACGGCACTTTTGACAGAAGCAAATGCACAGATGTTAGGGGCTTGATCGAGCTCTTCGAGGCCTCACATTTAGCCTACGAGGGTGAAGCTACGCTGGAAGACGCTAAAGCCTTTTCAGCTAGAATTTTAAGTGGTATAAATTGTAGTGCCATTGAAAGCGACCTTGCAAAACATGTGGTGCATGTCTTAGAACTTCCTTCCCACTGGAGAGTGTTGTGGTTTGATGTCAAATGGCACATCAACACGTACGAGAATGACAAGCAAACAAATAGGCATTTACTTGCCTTGGCTAAAGTGAACTTCAACACGGTCCAAGCCACGCTCCAAAAAGATCTGAGGGATGTTTCCAG GTGGTGGAGGAATTTGGGTATAATAGAGAATCTAAGCTTCACAAGGGACCGACTGGTTGAGAGCTTCTTGTGCACTGTGGGACTTGTATTTGAGCCTAAGTACAGCAGCTTTAGGAAGTGGCTCACTAAAGTCATAATCATGATACTAATTATAGATGATGTGTATGATGTTTATGGTTCTCTGCACGAGCTGCAGCAATTCACCAAAGGTGTTAGCAG GTGGGATACCGGTGAAGTTCAAGAACTGCCAGAATGTATGAAGATTTGTTTTCAAGCGCTCTATGATATAACTAATGAAATGGCTCTCGAAATGAGAAGGGAGAAATATGGGAGTAAAGCTCTACCTCACCTAAAGAAAGTG TGGGCAGAGTTCTGCAAAGCAATGTTCATGGAGGCAAGATGGTTCAATGAAGGATACACACCTTCCTTGCAAGAGTATTTGAGCAATGCATGGGTTTCATCATCAGGCACTGTGATTTCAGTtcattcatttttctctctAATGACTGAGCTAGAGACAGAAGAGATATCGAATTTTCTCgagaaaaatcaagatttgGTGTACAACATTTCTCTCATAATTCGGCTTTGCAATGATCTTGGGACTTCTGTG GCAGAGCAAGAGAGAGGAGATGCTGCTTCATCAGTAGTGTGCTACATGCGAGAAGAGAATATTTCGGAGGAAGTTGCAAGGAATCAtataaataacttaataaagaaaacatggaagaaaataaatggaCACTGCTTCACAAAATCTACTACACTGCAATTGCTTGTTAATATCAACACCAATATGGCACGGGTGGTCCATAACCTCTACCAACATGGAGATGGGTTTGGTGTTCAAGATCGCCATGAGAATAAAAAGCAGATCCTCACCCTCCTTGTTGAACCTTTCAAGCTAGATTTAccagaattttctttttaa